The following DNA comes from Triplophysa dalaica isolate WHDGS20190420 chromosome 10, ASM1584641v1, whole genome shotgun sequence.
ATCAATAGCCTGTCCAGCGTTAGACGTAGTCCACATACTATATCAAACTCTTTCATATCGATATATCACCTTTAAAAACTCTCCCTCTTACTATAATAAATGCATCTTCTCGACCTGCgtcttttttttttggttgcTAATGCGGACGGATGGAGAGATGCAGGCATTTGTTTGAATATTCTGGCACATGAATGCCGGAGTCTCGTCTGCTCGATGAGCTGTGATAAATGCTAATGAGCTGCGCTCTTCTAACAGGGACAGAATGATGTTGCTGAAGCTGGAGCAAGACATTCTCGACTTCATTAGTAACATCGAGTAAGTCATGCCAAGAAACAAAGAACTGTATAAATGATCTTGTGTTGAGTTGTAATAAGTGTAAGCAATAACCTTCCACCGAAAAGTGTGAATTTAGTTGTATCATGTAATTGTTTgtgaattaatgttttttttttctcagcaGTCAGAAGAGAAAGTTTCCCCCGATGACATCATATCACAGGATGCTGCTGCACAGGGTGGCCGCGTACTTCGGGCTGGACCATAACGTCGATCAGACCGGAAAAGCAGTTATTATTAACAAAACCAGCAATACTAGAATGTACGTCTGCATAAACAACAGTTTCGTTTTAACAAACATTGActtgattgttttaaaataactatcgctttttacattttctagaCCAGACCAGAAGTTTTCAGAACACATTAAAGACGACAAAACAGATGACTTTCAAAAGCGGTACATCTTAAAGAGAGATAACTCAAGCCTGGACCAGGATGATGGCAGGGTACGAAATAAAACTCATTTGTTGAATACTTAgtatgtgttattattattagtaatatAATAACGCACAAATtgaatgttgtttattgtgtgtgtagCTGCGAATGCGTCTGAAGGATGACCGAAGGAGCAAATCGATCGAGGAGAGGGAGGAGGAATACCAGCGCGCCAGAGACAGAATCTTCGCTCAAGAggtgtgttgttttatataaattgaCATTTCATATTGTAAATCTGTTTGAACTATTATAACTGTTACAAATTTTTCTTACTCCTATAGctaatttgttcatttaaatatcatCGCTGTCCTTTTGTAAACCTATTATGTCCAAATTCGGAcaaaaaacactgacaaaagtattaaatgatttaaaaggtACAAagctgacaagcactttttagtactttttattggttagatatttgcaaaatccattgacataaagggtgactaataacaatgattaatggcataaaataaaaatcacttaaGAAAAGCAGCGATATACCGAATGCCAGTGtattatgttattatatatattatgtatatatgtgtatattgttattctttgtcattttggatttatttataGAGAAATGTTCATGCTGGgacattaaacactttttttaagtttttcccAAACCACATTGTTTATTAAAGCCAAAACTAATTTAAATCTACTAGCAATTCATGAATATGCTCTGACTCATAATCCAATacatgtaatattaaaataaatagatcattttaattttttctgtttGCTATGTTTTAAGTGCATGtgcatcttttttttacttgcaGGGACAAGAACATTTTCCATTCgataaaaggtaaaaaaaacaatcataatACATTTGCATTATGTTAGTTAGTTTCCTGCTTAGATCTGTATTACCACAATGCTAACGTTTGCAAAATTTTCTCTAGAATCCAAGAGGATGTTACTTTCATCAACACCCAGCAAAGACGTCAAATATTCAGGTAATGGTTTTTGCACACGTGGTTGATCCGTTTTTTTTACGTAATTTTTTACGTCAATTAcgacaaatctttaaaaaataaaattcttctACTTTTTAATCATTTGCGTAATGATGCAATTAAACCACAAGTTTTACTAATTGCATGTCctaaattcattacattttttgcagaCTGAGAGACGGTCGCTCTGGAAACAGTCGTCAAAGCAGTTCAGAGAACGAGTTGAAGTATTCTGACCCCAGACCCTGGAGCAGCACAGACTCAGACAGCTCTCACAGGAACCTGAAGCCCTCTATGACCAAAGCAAACAGCTTCAGTGGCATCAGCCTGCTTATACGAGGAGACAGTACGGCCAGCAGCAAGAGCGCTGGAAAACTATCCAAAACCAGTAAATAACGCAATTAAACCCACTTATTTCATTACTGCCATGTAACGTGTATAACTAGGGATGTCTCAATATTATCGCGATCACATGACTGTATAAAACTACAGGTCTTCCGGTGCCTAACATggagaatgttagaaaaatgtATAGTTTGGCAAagtccatctggtgcaattattttattttataaaagggattaaAAGGGAATTTGAACCATCTCATACTATTACCTCTGAGCAACAGTTATGGTTAGAGGACAAAGAAAAGAGGATACTTTTACAGTAGCTCCTCACTGCAGAACGCGAGATCCAGGTGGCAGGTTTGGATCCAGATCCAGTCTCCTCCCACTGCATCCTGATTGGTCGACAGATTTCTGCAGCAGTTTTGCCACAACACACATCATACTGTTGTTGCTCTGCCCTTTAGTAAGTCGTAACTGAagttattcatttgacagaaaAGCTGATCTTGCTGAAGACAAACTTTATGAACAAAATATTTGACGAACACGGGTTGCATCTTAACGCTCCATATGGCGGCTAAATATATAAACTTGGAGGAGTTTGATCTGGATCCAACCACACAACCTCGATTGTCTCAAAGTcctcatttgtcattttaactatTATAACAAAGTACCGTACCGTGGATTTAATACAGAGGTATTATCGTACAGtgatattttgattttatttgtatacCCATGCATCCTGTATAGCCCACCTCAGTTTGATATTACGTTAAACACACAAATTCATGACATCAGTGTTTAGTTTTGTTGGTTATTTCTATTTATGTTGCTTCTGTTCCTCTTCGTGCTATGGGCAGCAGTGCGTAAAGGCTTGTGGTACATATCAAGAAAGGCCATTCCTTTCATCCATTTCACGTGCATTGAGGAGAAACTCAGAGCGAGCATTCGTATTCAGAGCGGCCGGCTCTCGGGATTCATTGGTTATTTATGCTATGGCATTTTAAAGCTCAAGGCATTGACaccaatatatatttataatgttaaatatttaatgtccCCTCTCTTCCGTTTAGAAACCTCTGCGTCTCTCCTCCTGCCCGTTTATGTCTGAACAGCCCTCCGAGCAATAATCTCGCAGCCTTTACTGGTTTTCAATtattgtcttttagtttttttcgGTCACATCGACAGCTATGCATGATTTTCCACGCCATGACATCCCCGCCACATCTTTATTTGCCCCGCCCCTTACATCATCCTCACGCATGACCTCATCCAACATCCTGATTGAGGGCCTTAAAAAACTCTTTCGTCCTTCTTTTCTTACGTCACTTCAGGTTCCGACTCTTCTAGTAGCGTAGGTTCGTCTTCCGGGTCGCTCCCTCGACCTGCTCAGCTGTCGTTACCCACCCCCGTTCTACCGCAACCCGGTCGGGGTTTAACAATGGCGCCCGCCGCCGCTCTTCCAGCTCCCCCCATCGGGGGCAACGCAAGCACCCCGGCAGCTCAGAGCTCGAGTACTAACTCTAACATTAACGCTAATGCTAGCTTCTACATCGTTCCACTGGACACCTCAGCCATTCCACCAGGCAGCGTGCTTCTCAATCCACAGACAGGTGGGTAACACCTGAACCATGCTCACAGAAGCGGATGGAAAGCAGGGCTGTGGTCCTGGCAGTTTACgaagaaaatactttttccGTAAATGTTCAGTTGGGATTTTTGTTACAGCTAATAGTATAAATTTAACTCGCTGACACATTGACCCTCATATCTAAAtcatcattaatattttaatgtgtgaAATCGAATAAACGACCCACTATAGTGGAACATTCTGGGTTAAATGTATAACCATTTTGATTCTTTCGGTTTGCGAAAGCGATTGCGCAATTGTTAACAAAATGAACACAATTTGTTTCTGCATTAAActctcttaaatatttattttgtacttgtatttgtttttttaacaggtcAACCGTACATTAACCCCGACGGCAGCCCGGTTATCTACAACCCTGTGACATCACAGCAGGGGCGGGGCCAACAGACCATGACTCTGCACCCTCCCCCACCATCTCATCCTCCCCCTCAGCCTCAACAAGCCAATCACCTTCTTGCGCAGGTCAGCGAACCGTCCATCTGCCTTATTGGTTTACCCCTCTTATCAACAACCAGTacaattcctttaaataaaaattaaaggttattttaataaactttaagTAATTCATAATaagtcattttattataataataatatctttTCACCTTGATATTAAGTTAAATAATACCTGACCTTACttgatttattaattaaatgtatagTTATTGTAGTTTATTCAGATTTATTGTAGTctttattactattttaaattcattttaatttttagtttttgtttcatttctagtgattttgttatgtgcttcggtcattttcattaattaacaagttgaatttatttttatttcagtttgtttagttttttccatttatattttattttatgacgtgtttttatttagtgtacgattttaaataagtatttaGGCTGATATTTCATTCtatttcaatttataaaaatgttaagtaatagtaatagtaatagttttagtttagttttttatggTGCGTTTcacaattttgacaaaaattgaAGTGTATATAACGTATACAATACATATATAGAATTATACAATTCAATGTTTATTCCTGtagcacatttacaaaaataaccaaatgacaatataattatatttattttatcattaccagtttaataaatgttatttttgcaaTATGTAATGAGCAAAATGCTTTTGCCATTAAcgatttgttcatatttatctGTAATCTGAACCTTTCTGTATTCCTTATTTTGATTACTGCTCGAAAATTTCTCATTCATTCTCATCGTCATGTTTCTCATTATTCTATCCAGTTGCgttcactttttgaatgttgACCTGTGATCCCTCCCTTTTTTCCTCCTGTTCAtcatctcttcctctctttttctGTGTCTATTCTTTCCTCTGCAGCCGTCTGCGCAGCCAGTGCAGTTCGCTGCAGTCTCTTGTCCTCCTCCTCTCCTGCCTGGTGCTTTTACTCAACAATATACCATGGTACTGCTCTCCTTTACCCTCGCACTGTCTTTCCAtgatctcttctctttgtgttgttACATGTATTAAACGGATCACGTCATGATAAGCAAgatcttttgaaataaaatagtatttaaaatgtgaaataattctaagttttagatttttttttttttttcgacgacatcatttgtttcatttctgtGTCTGATAAAGCCTAAAAACTCTTATTTCCGACACGTCTCGGAAAGGACCGAACTTATTGATTAGTCTCTCGGAGGAATAAAAAATGAGGCCCATCTGAGTTTGTTGGACCCGGTGGAGAGTCCAATGACTGAACTGGGTCATTTTTATCATCTCTCACCATCTCTGACCTGTTTCTACCAAATATAACCGCCTCATTAGCAAATGCAGACCGcatcaataattcatttaacCAGATGTTGggtttttgaaataaaaagatatcTACAAGTTTTGCCAGGAAGGGGTCTCTGGTCATGGTGGAAGTGGAACGGCTTTTCATGTTTGATGACTTTTAAAGTGTAAAGTTTTAAAGTGATGCCCTGGTTTAGTTTTTGGTAAACTATCATCTCATGATACCTTCAGTGTCTGTGATCCACTTCCACTAAATATCCACGTTTTTTGCTATAAAATTGGCTATTGAGATTAAATAAGTAGATAATATTAATAACTATTTCAAAGTAATAAAtcaattttcacttttaaaccGAATTGCTAACCGGTTTTACCATGTGTGTTTAAACAGCAACAGGACGGTTTAAGCGCTCAGTTCAGCCAGATGAATTTTGTACGACAGACGTCAGGAGAAGCTCAGGACCCCCACACGGGCCTGTACCCACAATCCCTGGTGCTTCAGAACCCCCCGTCCACCGGCTACATGCTTCAGACGGCCGGGCAGCCAATGGGCGGCCACGCCTATCCTCAGCacacacctgtcaatcaaacggtccTGCAGCCACACGGATACATGCAGCAACCCGTGCAACAGGTATGAAGTTGCAACTTTTATGGTGACTTAGCGACACACGTGGTTCAgttttttcaatattaatgTGTGCATCTGCAGGTATCTGCTTGCTTCTGTGCTCCGGGACAATATTCACACTCTAGCCAACACTACAGAGCGGTGACACCGGTACACTACAGCGCCCCCCAGAGTCAACATCTGCCACCACAACAGACAGGTACcccccgcacacacacacacacactaatgtaACCTTTCAGAACGTGAGATTTCCAATTGGAGCGTTGGGAAACGGGGCCGTTTCGCTGTATGAGATTGTCAGGAATTCTCACAGTGAACCGGTCTCTTTTTCCGACCCTTGTTTCTCAGCGGTCACCCTTGACTTTCACCTCTGACTCGAATGTACAAGCTACCACGTAGCGACGCATGACTTCGCAGAATTACCTAGCAACCAAATGGCAACATATTGGCAACCGTTCACAGCATCTTGGAGTCATAGTAGCGCACAGGCGAACGCCACTCAACTCAACATTAAATTAAGTGGTTAGTAGAGATGTTAACAATTCATCTAAATGAATTTAATCAGTTAAACTTGATGATTGTTGATTAATCAGATTAATCACAAAGCACTTCATCTTGCAAGCAGATGGCGAAATACCCgggtgactaataatgatttatgccaAAATGATCATGTAAAATAAAGATACATGCTTTCAGAAGGACGAGGAAAATGAAATCATCTGACTCTAAAGACAGATCTGTTTTTACACAactcaaaaaaaaatcatgttacTCGAAATCTTTAAACGGTAACATACATCATGTGCTGTTACAGAATTTTTTGCTAGCGGGGCTCGATACCGTGGAGCTTTTATTAACGATTAATCGATTAATCGGTTGATTTTTAAAGTTAATCAATTAATCAGGTCTTTGAATATAAGCATCCCCAGTGGTTAGCATCATTAACAGTTGAGTTTTTGTAGATAAAATGTAgattttgaaagaaaattagCCTTGCgttctatgtgtgtgtaagggAGAACAAATTACACGTCCTTCGTTCAAAGTGACATTGAAAGACCCCATTTTACGGCGCTTCAGTGTGTGTCTTGTATGATCTGAATCGACAGGCTTTTCGTCTTTTGCTTCGGCCTTGCAAGAGCAAGTAAAAAAAGCCGAGTACTCCGGCACCCACACTGATGGAGCGAACGAAAGGTCAGCTCATCTGTTCTGCACTGGATCTGATTAGAAATGAATCACTCTTGGGAACTCGATGGACTCGGAACACGATTGTCTGCCGTCGTCCACCTCAAAGATCCTGTTCACACGATCTCCAAATAAGCCCTGCGACACTGCTAACAAAATTGATTATTTGAGtctagattaaaaaatgtaaagtacgCTCTTAATACCTCGATTCGTAAATTGCCTctttatcgccatctctgtttgaaacctAAAATTGAAGTTAACCTTAACTATGTACCTAATGTGGGTGGAAGTCAAATGACAAGCCTCAGAGTTTTCAATTCAGATTGTTTATGTGCTTACTtgataacagatttttgtttaatttgaactctaaaaaagttacagattacAGCTTTAACCGTCACCCGCCAGGGATCAAACTTCATAAATCATAAGcttacaattttttatttaagcttgtttttttgcaaaatgacGTCAAACGGATGTTTCCAAGATGATGTCAAACTGACGTTTACGAAATGACGTCAAACTGACGTTTCCTGCCAATTATAGCTCAAGTATCATCATTCACTTCAGAGTTTTCAATTCAGACTTTTTATGTGCTTACttaataacagatttttgtttattttgaactataaaaaagttacagattgcagctttaaccGTCACCCGCCAGGGCTCACACTTCATAAATCATAAGCTTAACCAATTAAAATTCAGCCTGTGTTTTTCCGACACGGCTTGCATATTTTCAGACTACTTTGTATGAAAACGAGTTAATTAGTCGTCTCATGTCGCAGTTGTTTAATGTTGCGCTTGCGCATCTTGATATTCATCTCATTGCTTTGTGTCCttcttaatgtttaatgttccagATGTTCTTTGCTCATCGTTTGTCATCACTTGCTGTTGTTTAATCACTCTTGTGCAGACGATCGAATAATCACCTGAATCTCTTCTCAGGTTACCAGACGGTCATGCCCGGTCAACCACCCAGCTACCAAGGAATGATGGGAGTCCAACAGACTCAGAATCAATCGCTGGTTAACACCCAGGGCGGGATGGCCAATCAGATTCAGAGCATGATGGTGCAGTACCCCGGCATGCCTCCATATCAGGTGAGCGTCGCGTCTTACGTTAAACACGTTATGCTGTAAAGGCCTCTTAGGAATTAACATTtaactttgtgtgtgtcaggtgtcCTTACAACAGGGATCTCAGAACGTTTCGCAGGCAGCCTATCAGCAACAGATCGTGCTCCAAGGACAGACCAATCAGACGCCAGCACCAACTGCCCAAATGCAGGTGTATTACAGCATGTTGCCGCCAACCCAACACTCTACCATTAGGTAACGCGCAAACTTGGATGCGTATGATTGGTTgagccaatcagattgaagcttCATGTTATTGATCAATATGATGGTTTTTGCGTACAGTTCTACAGTTGGCTTCCTTCCACCACCGGGATCGGATCAGATGTCATTTCCGAGAGCGCCCTCCCCCTGtggctctcagccaatcacaggCCAGCAGTGCCCAGGTACGGTAGCTGATAGGTAGATCACTCGCAAACCTCTAATCAGTTTAAATGGTTTGTTAAGCATAAATTGTTGCgtgaataaattaatattttttgaaattaaGTATAAATAAGTGAATATTTGctcaatttaatattaataattaataaattaatgaataataaataaacatatacaatCTCACACAGTttgaagataaaagaaaaatgcatgtaaaatgCAATActacatattattattaatattattttaacattaatataaaaaatgtgtggtTTTGCTTGAAAGAAATTAGTGGATAATATGCTTAATTGTCATATAGATGTTAAATATCTCATCTTTTTTCTACGATCATGCGTGTAAACGCTTTTCTTAACGGTGAAAAGTTCACATCTAGGTGTTATTTTAGAAGTCTGTCACTCATCATTGGCAGGTGTTTTCAAAAGCAGATATTAAGTCCCGTCACGTCTCTC
Coding sequences within:
- the LOC130430557 gene encoding R3H domain-containing protein 1 isoform X4 — protein: MSESSLDTRSCDVMKVLECDGPHLADSPATPNDPQYAPQNNGTHAQECVIDQSSSHQTQLGQSSQSIKRSKSNGKLKLVRSLAVCEEPSPPPLRELPQEQEKIQIELSQSFDETSIKSEDGEKFSETPEKTDRLLRKTLSRDPSQEYTDSTGIDLHEFLVNTLKNNPRDRMMLLKLEQDILDFISNIDSQKRKFPPMTSYHRMLLHRVAAYFGLDHNVDQTGKAVIINKTSNTRIPDQKFSEHIKDDKTDDFQKRYILKRDNSSLDQDDGRLRMRLKDDRRSKSIEEREEEYQRARDRIFAQEGQEHFPFDKRIQEDVTFINTQQRRQIFRLRDGRSGNSRQSSSENELKYSDPRPWSSTDSDSSHRNLKPSMTKANSFSGISLLIRGDSTASSKSAGKLSKTSSDSSSSVGSSSGSLPRPAQLSLPTPVLPQPGRGLTMAPAAALPAPPIGGNASTPAAQSSSTNSNINANASFYIVPLDTSAIPPGSVLLNPQTGQPYINPDGSPVIYNPVTSQQGRGQQTMTLHPPPPSHPPPQPQQANHLLAQQQDGLSAQFSQMNFVRQTSGEAQDPHTGLYPQSLVLQNPPSTGYMLQTAGQPMGGHAYPQHTPVNQTVLQPHGYMQQPVQQVSACFCAPGQYSHSSQHYRAVTPVHYSAPQSQHLPPQQTGYQTVMPGQPPSYQGMMGVQQTQNQSLVNTQGGMANQIQSMMVQYPGMPPYQVSLQQGSQNVSQAAYQQQIVLQGQTNQTPAPTAQMQVYYSMLPPTQHSTISSTVGFLPPPGSDQMSFPRAPSPCGSQPITGQQCPGVPHPPPAGGVVMMQLSVPPCQQPRALSPPQWKPNRYYKHNDLPLQDPMQNNPQQLISPSPSPAQSPAPVHLKGPRPGPAPFPIMPQFPRPYAPGQAGDGRYPPLIGQPLQYNPPIRPPLMHGSHVVNHHHNLHHHQGHVGSRYGGRSRRPAKKSLSIDVSTGETEIGRVLEVTDLPAGISRAEADSLFAELSKVGAKIKWLAEPPSPNQSESRSEGADATNSDPSKPPPHDLASTYTILATFPSKYAAQSTLQKLNSSVTKFKLRTSKGKHEQHTLARSSSQ
- the LOC130430557 gene encoding R3H domain-containing protein 1 isoform X3, which codes for MSESSLDTRSCDVMKVLECDGPHLADSPATPNDPQYAPQNNGTHAQECVIDQSSSHQTQLGQSSQSIKRSKSNGKLKLVRSLAVCEEPSPPPLRELPQEQEKIQIELSQSFDETSIKSEDGEKFSETPEKTDRLLRKTLSRDPSQEYTDSTGIDLHEFLVNTLKNNPRDRMMLLKLEQDILDFISNIDQKRKFPPMTSYHRMLLHRVAAYFGLDHNVDQTGKAVIINKTSNTRIPDQKFSEHIKDDKTDDFQKRYILKRDNSSLDQDDGRLRMRLKDDRRSKSIEEREEEYQRARDRIFAQEGQEHFPFDKRIQEDVTFINTQQRRQIFRLRDGRSGNSRQSSSENELKYSDPRPWSSTDSDSSHRNLKPSMTKANSFSGISLLIRGDSTASSKSAGKLSKTSSDSSSSVGSSSGSLPRPAQLSLPTPVLPQPGRGLTMAPAAALPAPPIGGNASTPAAQSSSTNSNINANASFYIVPLDTSAIPPGSVLLNPQTGQPYINPDGSPVIYNPVTSQQGRGQQTMTLHPPPPSHPPPQPQQANHLLAQPSAQPVQFAAVSCPPPLLPGAFTQQYTMQQDGLSAQFSQMNFVRQTSGEAQDPHTGLYPQSLVLQNPPSTGYMLQTAGQPMGGHAYPQHTPVNQTVLQPHGYMQQPVQQVSACFCAPGQYSHSSQHYRAVTPVHYSAPQSQHLPPQQTGYQTVMPGQPPSYQGMMGVQQTQNQSLVNTQGGMANQIQSMMVQYPGMPPYQVSLQQGSQNVSQAAYQQQIVLQGQTNQTPAPTAQMQVYYSMLPPTQHSTISSTVGFLPPPGSDQMSFPRAPSPCGSQPITGQQCPGVPHPPPAGGVVMMQLSVPPCQQPRALSPPQWKPNRYYKHNDLPLQDPMQNNPQQLISPSPSPAQSPAPVHLKGPRPGPAPFPIMPQFPRPYAPGQAGDGRYPPLIGQPLQYNPPIRPPLMHGSHVVNHHHNLHHHQGHVGSRYGGRSRRPAKKSLSIDVSTGETEIGRVLEVTDLPAGISRAEADSLFAELSKVGAKIKWLAEPPSPNQSESRSEGADATNSDPSKPPPHDLASTYTILATFPSKYAAQSTLQKLNSSVTKFKLRTSKGKHEQHTLARSSSQ
- the LOC130430557 gene encoding R3H domain-containing protein 1 isoform X6, giving the protein MSESSLDTRSCDVMKVLECDGPHLADSPATPNDPQYAPQNNGTHAQECVIDQSSSHQTQLGQSSQSIKRSKSNGKLKLVRSLAVCEEPSPPPLRELPQEQEKIQIELSQSFDETSIKSEDGEKFSETPEKTDRLLRKTLSRDPSQEYTDSTGIDLHEFLVNTLKNNPRDRMMLLKLEQDILDFISNIDSQKRKFPPMTSYHRMLLHRVAAYFGLDHNVDQTGKAVIINKTSNTRIPDQKFSEHIKDDKTDDFQKRYILKRDNSSLDQDDGRLRMRLKDDRRSKSIEEREEEYQRARDRIFAQEGQEHFPFDKRIQEDVTFINTQQRRQIFRLRDGRSGNSRQSSSENELKYSDPRPWSSTDSDSSHRNLKPSMTKANSFSGISLLIRGDSTASSKSAGKLSKTSQPYINPDGSPVIYNPVTSQQGRGQQTMTLHPPPPSHPPPQPQQANHLLAQPSAQPVQFAAVSCPPPLLPGAFTQQYTMQQDGLSAQFSQMNFVRQTSGEAQDPHTGLYPQSLVLQNPPSTGYMLQTAGQPMGGHAYPQHTPVNQTVLQPHGYMQQPVQQVSACFCAPGQYSHSSQHYRAVTPVHYSAPQSQHLPPQQTGYQTVMPGQPPSYQGMMGVQQTQNQSLVNTQGGMANQIQSMMVQYPGMPPYQVSLQQGSQNVSQAAYQQQIVLQGQTNQTPAPTAQMQVYYSMLPPTQHSTISSTVGFLPPPGSDQMSFPRAPSPCGSQPITGQQCPGVPHPPPAGGVVMMQLSVPPCQQPRALSPPQWKPNRYYKHNDLPLQDPMQNNPQQLISPSPSPAQSPAPVHLKGPRPGPAPFPIMPQFPRPYAPGQAGDGRYPPLIGQPLQYNPPIRPPLMHGSHVVNHHHNLHHHQGHVGSRYGGRSRRPAKKSLSIDVSTGETEIGRVLEVTDLPAGISRAEADSLFAELSKVGAKIKWLAEPPSPNQSESRSEGADATNSDPSKPPPHDLASTYTILATFPSKYAAQSTLQKLNSSVTKFKLRTSKGKHEQHTLARSSSQ
- the LOC130430557 gene encoding R3H domain-containing protein 1 isoform X5; its protein translation is MSESSLDTRSCDVMKVLECDGPHLADSPATPNDPQYAPQNNGTHAQECVIDQSSSHQTQEKIQIELSQSFDETSIKSEDGEKFSETPEKTDRLLRKTLSRDPSQEYTDSTGIDLHEFLVNTLKNNPRDRMMLLKLEQDILDFISNIDSQKRKFPPMTSYHRMLLHRVAAYFGLDHNVDQTGKAVIINKTSNTRIPDQKFSEHIKDDKTDDFQKRYILKRDNSSLDQDDGRLRMRLKDDRRSKSIEEREEEYQRARDRIFAQEGQEHFPFDKRIQEDVTFINTQQRRQIFRLRDGRSGNSRQSSSENELKYSDPRPWSSTDSDSSHRNLKPSMTKANSFSGISLLIRGDSTASSKSAGKLSKTSSDSSSSVGSSSGSLPRPAQLSLPTPVLPQPGRGLTMAPAAALPAPPIGGNASTPAAQSSSTNSNINANASFYIVPLDTSAIPPGSVLLNPQTGQPYINPDGSPVIYNPVTSQQGRGQQTMTLHPPPPSHPPPQPQQANHLLAQPSAQPVQFAAVSCPPPLLPGAFTQQYTMQQDGLSAQFSQMNFVRQTSGEAQDPHTGLYPQSLVLQNPPSTGYMLQTAGQPMGGHAYPQHTPVNQTVLQPHGYMQQPVQQVSACFCAPGQYSHSSQHYRAVTPVHYSAPQSQHLPPQQTGYQTVMPGQPPSYQGMMGVQQTQNQSLVNTQGGMANQIQSMMVQYPGMPPYQVSLQQGSQNVSQAAYQQQIVLQGQTNQTPAPTAQMQVYYSMLPPTQHSTISSTVGFLPPPGSDQMSFPRAPSPCGSQPITGQQCPGVPHPPPAGGVVMMQLSVPPCQQPRALSPPQWKPNRYYKHNDLPLQDPMQNNPQQLISPSPSPAQSPAPVHLKGPRPGPAPFPIMPQFPRPYAPGQAGDGRYPPLIGQPLQYNPPIRPPLMHGSHVVNHHHNLHHHQGHVGSRYGGRSRRPAKKSLSIDVSTGETEIGRVLEVTDLPAGISRAEADSLFAELSKVGAKIKWLAEPPSPNQSESRSEGADATNSDPSKPPPHDLASTYTILATFPSKYAAQSTLQKLNSSVTKFKLRTSKGKHEQHTLARSSSQ
- the LOC130430557 gene encoding R3H domain-containing protein 1 isoform X8, translating into MSESSLDTRSCDVMKVLECDGPHLADSPATPNDPQYAPQNNGTHAQECVIDQSSSHQTQLGQSSQSIKRSKSNGKLKLVRSLAVCEEPSPPPLRELPQEQEKIQIELSQSFDETSIKSEDGEKFSETPEKTDRLLRKTLSRDPSQEYTDSTGIDLHEFLVNTLKNNPRDRMMLLKLEQDILDFISNIDSQKRKFPPMTSYHRMLLHRVAAYFGLDHNVDQTGKAVIINKTSNTRIPDQKFSEHIKDDKTDDFQKRYILKRDNSSLDQDDGRLRMRLKDDRRSKSIEEREEEYQRARDRIFAQEGQEHFPFDKRIQEDVTFINTQQRRQIFRLRDGRSGNSRQSSSENELKYSDPRPWSSTDSDSSHRNLKPSMTKANSFSGISLLIRGDSTASSKSAGKLSKTSQPYINPDGSPVIYNPVTSQQGRGQQTMTLHPPPPSHPPPQPQQANHLLAQPSAQPVQFAAVSCPPPLLPGAFTQQYTMQQDGLSAQFSQMNFVRQTSGEAQDPHTGLYPQSLVLQNPPSTGYMLQTAGQPMGGHAYPQHTPVNQTVLQPHGYMQQPVQQVSACFCAPGQYSHSSQHYRAVTPVHYSAPQSQHLPPQQTGYQTVMPGQPPSYQGMMGVQQTQNQSLVNTQGGMANQIQSMMVQYPGMPPYQVSLQQGSQNVSQAAYQQQIVLQGQTNQTPAPTAQMQVYYSMLPPTQHSTISSTVGFLPPPGSDQMSFPRAPSPCGSQPITGQQCPGVPHPPPAGGVVMMQLSVPPCQQPRALSPPQWKPNRYYKHNDLPLQDPMQNNPQQLISPSPSPAQSPAPVHLKGPRPGPAPFPIMPQFPRPYAPGQGDGRYPPLIGQPLQYNPPIRPPLMHGSHVVNHHHNLHHHQGHVGSRYGGRSRRPAKKSLSIDVSTGETEIGRVLEVTDLPAGISRAEADSLFAELSKVGAKIKWLAEPPSPNQSESRSEGADATNSDPSKPPPHDLASTYTILATFPSKYAAQSTLQKLNSSVTKFKLRTSKGKHEQHTLARSSSQ